The following are encoded together in the Parabacteroides chongii genome:
- a CDS encoding beta-N-acetylhexosaminidase, translating into MIFSTKKLKLVSLFLLTAACSFGQSNTSALLPLPNHIEQVTGKKNFTITPQTTVKTNLPKQAFCLFELQRILRNRVGQPAIMGGFTASGNSLIELSTDPGIKGKEHYILDISENKVSIKGATQDALFYGLKTLDQILLGDVCNTANKQIAPIRIDDEPRFDYRALMLDPARHFLPVEDVKFYIDQMAKYKYNVLQLHLTDDQGWRVEIKKHPGLTETGAFRNPQTGPNGPDNGYYTQQQLKDLIQYAADRNVEIIPELDIPGHTVAVLATYPELGCTHTDTIQKIMGKTVDLMLCANNDKVYTVYDDVIKEIAELFPSPKIHLGGDEAVIEKNWTKCDRCQSLMKQLGYTKESQLMNYFFDKILASVRKYGKEPVLWCELDNIRMPANEYLFDYPKDATLITWRAGLSPKCIELTAKHGNSLIMAPGEYTYLDYPQFKGDLPEFNNWGMPVTTLETCYQFDPGYGLPTAQQAHILGISGTLWGEAIKDINRVTYMTYPRGLALAEAGWTQMEYRNWDSFKERMYPNLMNLMKLGVSIRIPFEIVPR; encoded by the coding sequence ATGATCTTTAGTACTAAAAAACTCAAACTCGTATCTCTGTTTCTATTAACAGCGGCTTGCTCATTCGGGCAAAGTAACACGTCCGCATTATTGCCTTTGCCCAATCACATCGAACAGGTTACAGGCAAGAAAAATTTCACTATCACTCCGCAGACAACTGTAAAAACAAATTTACCGAAACAGGCATTTTGTTTATTCGAGTTGCAGCGTATATTAAGGAATAGAGTTGGCCAACCTGCGATTATGGGAGGTTTTACCGCCAGTGGAAACTCCCTGATCGAATTATCGACAGACCCCGGAATAAAAGGGAAAGAACATTATATTCTCGATATATCAGAGAATAAAGTCTCCATCAAAGGAGCCACACAAGATGCTCTCTTCTACGGATTAAAGACGTTGGATCAAATATTATTGGGAGATGTTTGTAACACGGCAAATAAACAGATCGCCCCCATTCGTATCGACGACGAACCTCGTTTCGACTACCGTGCCCTTATGCTCGATCCCGCCCGTCACTTCCTTCCTGTCGAAGATGTAAAATTCTACATCGATCAGATGGCTAAATACAAATATAATGTACTGCAACTTCACCTGACGGACGATCAGGGTTGGCGAGTCGAAATAAAGAAGCATCCGGGATTGACTGAAACCGGTGCCTTCCGTAATCCCCAAACCGGACCTAACGGACCGGATAACGGCTATTATACCCAACAACAACTGAAAGACCTTATCCAATATGCAGCCGACAGGAACGTAGAGATCATCCCGGAACTGGATATACCAGGACATACGGTTGCCGTACTGGCCACTTATCCGGAACTCGGCTGTACCCATACCGATACGATTCAAAAAATCATGGGTAAGACGGTCGACCTGATGCTTTGTGCCAATAACGACAAGGTATATACCGTATACGACGATGTCATCAAAGAGATAGCCGAACTTTTCCCTTCCCCCAAAATACACCTGGGAGGCGACGAAGCCGTTATCGAAAAGAACTGGACGAAATGCGACCGTTGCCAGTCATTAATGAAGCAATTAGGCTATACCAAAGAATCACAATTGATGAATTATTTCTTCGATAAGATACTGGCCTCTGTCCGCAAATACGGAAAAGAGCCGGTATTATGGTGCGAGTTGGACAATATCCGTATGCCGGCCAATGAATATCTGTTCGACTATCCCAAAGATGCCACACTGATAACCTGGCGTGCCGGACTTTCTCCTAAATGTATTGAACTGACAGCCAAACACGGCAACTCGCTAATCATGGCTCCGGGTGAATACACCTACCTGGATTATCCTCAGTTCAAAGGCGACCTTCCGGAATTTAATAACTGGGGAATGCCTGTTACCACACTGGAAACCTGTTATCAATTCGATCCGGGTTACGGACTTCCGACAGCACAACAGGCACATATCCTGGGTATCTCCGGCACATTATGGGGAGAAGCGATAAAAGATATCAACCGGGTAACCTATATGACTTATCCGCGCGGGCTGGCTCTGGCAGAAGCCGGATGGACGCAAATGGAGTATCGTAACTGGGATTCGTTCAAAGAAAGGATGTATCCGAATTTGATGAATCTGATGAAACTAGGCGTATCGATCAGGATTCCTTTTGAGATCGTACCCCGATAA
- the rnr gene encoding ribonuclease R — protein MKKRYILQHVMALIFTRSPHKLFNYKQISKQIGIVKPEEMLQVVEILYDLADENFITEINRGRYRYNDKGIILSGRFIRRRNGNNYFLPDDSTPRIAVGLHCSFRALDGDLVKIRLLTKRTGPSPEGEVIEILHRKEQRLTGTLCITKGLAFLITESKTLENNVFIRSNRLHGGRDGDKVLVRIISWNEDQDNPSGEILEVLGKAGEIQAEMKAILLEYGLPYQYPPHIAKRVDRISSAISENEIINRRDFRGIKTFTIDPAEAKDFDDALSARRLDNGNWEVGVHIADVTYYVKPGSAIDREAASRGMSIYMPNQTVPMLPERLCNQICSLQPDADKLCFSVIFELDNRARISNMDVCRTVIRSNRRFSYEEVQCILEIGNGDYKDEIIALNQMARLLRKKRFEQGAVCFNHGQARLDSHKLIEEFMLLANQSVAKLVTYMPKEGKRKRPFIYRVHSSPKKEKLDKLCDLIYYYLPEINKKQLKDSRNLNHLLENITDDSLRGALELLSIRHMHKAKYSTCNTGHYGLALDCYSHFTSPIRRYPDMLVHRLLAHYLAGGAYVRRAKYEAACRHCSEKEAIIASAERDSVNYMQIEHMKGKEGEVFPGIVVNIKSWGLYVELIDLKCGGLIPVRSLGDEYFDYNEEQLNLTGRRTKRKFVLGDLVTVRLEQIDQVQKELYFSLIGVRSQKES, from the coding sequence ATGAAGAAAAGATATATATTACAGCATGTTATGGCTCTAATATTTACTCGGTCTCCTCATAAACTATTTAATTATAAACAGATAAGCAAACAAATCGGTATTGTAAAACCCGAGGAAATGTTGCAAGTCGTAGAAATTCTTTATGATCTGGCAGATGAAAATTTCATTACAGAGATAAATCGCGGACGTTACCGTTACAATGATAAGGGAATCATTTTATCCGGACGGTTTATTCGTCGTCGTAATGGAAATAACTATTTCCTTCCGGATGATAGTACACCCCGTATTGCTGTCGGCCTTCATTGTTCCTTTCGGGCATTGGATGGCGACTTGGTGAAGATCAGGCTGCTGACGAAGCGAACAGGTCCTTCACCTGAAGGTGAAGTGATTGAAATACTTCACAGAAAGGAACAACGGCTGACAGGAACATTATGCATAACGAAGGGACTGGCTTTTTTGATTACAGAAAGTAAAACATTGGAAAATAATGTTTTTATTCGGTCAAACAGACTTCATGGCGGGAGAGATGGCGACAAGGTACTTGTCCGTATCATTTCATGGAATGAAGATCAAGACAATCCTTCCGGTGAGATTCTCGAAGTGTTGGGAAAGGCTGGGGAAATCCAAGCAGAAATGAAAGCCATACTGTTAGAATACGGTTTGCCTTATCAATATCCGCCTCATATCGCAAAGAGGGTGGATAGGATTTCTTCCGCAATCTCCGAGAATGAAATAATCAACCGAAGAGATTTTAGGGGAATAAAAACATTTACAATCGATCCGGCAGAGGCTAAAGATTTTGATGATGCACTCTCTGCACGCCGTCTGGACAATGGGAATTGGGAAGTCGGGGTGCACATTGCAGACGTTACTTATTACGTAAAACCAGGAAGTGCGATAGACCGGGAAGCTGCATCCCGTGGAATGTCTATCTATATGCCAAATCAAACGGTCCCGATGTTACCGGAGCGTTTATGTAATCAGATTTGTTCTCTACAGCCGGACGCGGATAAGCTCTGTTTCTCCGTCATTTTTGAGTTGGATAATAGGGCTCGCATCAGTAATATGGATGTTTGTCGGACTGTGATCAGGAGCAATCGCCGTTTCTCTTATGAAGAGGTTCAATGCATATTGGAAATTGGTAACGGCGATTACAAAGATGAAATAATAGCATTAAACCAAATGGCCCGGTTGTTACGCAAAAAACGTTTTGAGCAGGGAGCTGTCTGCTTTAACCATGGTCAAGCCCGGTTGGACTCTCATAAGTTGATCGAAGAATTTATGTTGTTGGCCAATCAAAGTGTGGCCAAATTGGTTACTTATATGCCGAAGGAAGGCAAGCGAAAGAGACCTTTTATCTATCGCGTTCACTCTTCTCCTAAGAAAGAAAAGTTAGATAAACTATGTGATCTGATTTATTATTATTTGCCGGAAATAAATAAGAAACAGCTGAAAGATTCGCGAAATTTGAACCACTTGTTGGAAAATATAACCGATGACTCTCTTCGAGGTGCTTTGGAGTTATTGTCTATTCGCCACATGCACAAGGCTAAATATTCTACCTGCAATACCGGTCACTATGGATTGGCTTTGGATTGTTATTCACATTTTACTTCTCCCATTCGGCGTTATCCGGATATGCTGGTACATCGCTTGCTCGCACATTACCTGGCCGGAGGAGCTTATGTGAGACGAGCTAAATATGAGGCAGCTTGTAGGCATTGTTCTGAAAAAGAAGCGATTATAGCCAGTGCCGAACGGGATTCGGTTAACTATATGCAGATTGAGCATATGAAAGGAAAGGAGGGAGAAGTATTTCCCGGTATTGTCGTGAATATAAAGTCTTGGGGATTATATGTGGAGTTGATCGATCTAAAATGTGGGGGACTGATTCCTGTCCGTAGCTTGGGAGACGAATATTTCGATTATAATGAAGAACAGTTGAACCTGACCGGCCGCCGCACCAAACGGAAATTTGTTTTGGGAGACTTGGTAACAGTGCGGTTGGAACAGATCGATCAGGTTCAGAAAGAGTTATATTTCAGCCTTATCGGGGTACGATCTCAAAAGGAATCCTGA
- a CDS encoding outer membrane beta-barrel family protein, with product MKRILYYMMFLLVTGNGMLIAQNTIHGKVTDMDNVPIDGVAVVLQTLDSVYVDAVVTDSLGQFNLNRTADQAYRLLFQHLLYEPFQQEISQADAGTIRLTAKDYELDGVVVKAERPKVKVENGALKYDVPQLMKDKSVSNAFDAVKQLPGIIGGADEIQLLGAGAPRIILNGQLTTMSLDQLITMLKSIPSSRVKNVEVMYNAPAKYNIKGAVINVILDKGSAEETALQGEAGVDYLQKHFATGKAHANLLYSTSNLTVDFLVNGEKGRYFEGENIMARHTLENSVTEIYQSGRGNGRINSGDMRFGVDYKLKNEDKLSAAYTLGGNNIKKNRVAETSFSVLQDAETSDQRFSRTTGEDKITLHNIRVQYDGHTGITAGMDFTLYKSPSFQNFLENRGQETLTDMQNNSRQNISQWALFANHTHTFATGWTLNYGVHGGYTSSKTYIDYLYNKGNGYEPDPDLLENNTQKEYTGNLFAEVSKNFGEHFSATASLKGEYFRSDYNSNGSKSTLWNDWTFFPNASLSYVFTPQHILQLNVNSDKTYPSYWEITPQITPLNSYSVVMGNPALKPYRSYEGQFLYILKQKYTFMVFAQYEPDYFAQLPYQSSTELKNVFRYENMDYNLTAGIGAVIPFRIGEFMNSQFTAQGIRMRQKLDHFNDISFDNSKYLGQFFLNNTFTLSKSRPNLKLDLNGYYITGAVQGIYDLGYVYNVSAGLKWQFANDKATVLLKCDNIFRSNLPKKVEINQANQYSRLTKIDDTRCVTVSFIWKFGGYKSKKHDKVDTSRFGK from the coding sequence ATGAAACGAATACTTTACTACATGATGTTTTTGCTGGTTACCGGTAATGGGATGTTGATCGCTCAAAATACGATTCACGGAAAGGTAACCGATATGGATAATGTTCCGATAGATGGCGTAGCTGTCGTACTTCAGACATTGGATTCCGTTTATGTGGATGCTGTGGTGACCGATAGTCTCGGACAGTTTAACCTGAACCGGACAGCTGATCAGGCTTACCGGCTTCTCTTTCAACATCTCTTATACGAACCTTTCCAGCAAGAGATTTCACAGGCGGATGCCGGAACGATTCGTCTGACAGCTAAAGATTATGAGCTGGACGGAGTGGTGGTAAAAGCCGAACGTCCGAAGGTCAAAGTGGAGAATGGCGCATTGAAATACGATGTTCCGCAACTGATGAAAGATAAATCAGTGAGTAATGCTTTCGATGCTGTAAAACAATTACCCGGTATTATCGGCGGTGCAGACGAGATTCAATTGTTGGGGGCAGGGGCTCCGAGAATTATCCTGAACGGACAGTTAACGACGATGTCGCTGGACCAGTTGATCACGATGTTGAAGAGTATTCCTTCTTCGCGGGTAAAAAATGTAGAGGTTATGTATAATGCCCCTGCAAAATACAATATTAAAGGAGCTGTTATTAACGTTATATTAGATAAGGGGTCGGCAGAAGAAACGGCTTTACAGGGTGAAGCCGGTGTTGATTATCTGCAGAAACATTTTGCAACAGGTAAGGCACATGCGAATCTCTTATATTCTACATCTAACCTGACTGTCGATTTTTTGGTAAACGGAGAGAAAGGACGATATTTTGAAGGGGAAAATATTATGGCAAGACATACCCTGGAGAATAGTGTGACGGAAATTTATCAGTCAGGCCGTGGCAATGGCCGTATAAACAGCGGAGATATGCGGTTTGGCGTAGACTATAAATTGAAGAATGAAGATAAGTTATCTGCTGCATATACTTTGGGTGGCAATAATATAAAAAAGAATCGTGTAGCAGAAACTTCTTTTTCTGTACTGCAAGATGCAGAGACAAGTGACCAACGTTTCAGCCGGACTACCGGAGAGGATAAAATAACTTTACATAATATCCGTGTACAATATGACGGTCATACGGGTATCACTGCCGGAATGGATTTTACACTCTATAAATCTCCGTCTTTCCAAAACTTTTTGGAAAACCGCGGACAGGAAACGTTGACGGATATGCAGAATAATTCCAGGCAGAATATTTCACAATGGGCACTATTTGCCAATCATACACACACTTTTGCCACCGGATGGACACTGAACTACGGTGTCCACGGTGGCTACACTTCCTCGAAAACTTATATCGATTATCTATATAATAAAGGTAATGGGTATGAACCAGATCCGGATTTATTGGAAAATAATACGCAAAAGGAATATACGGGCAATCTCTTTGCGGAAGTGTCCAAGAATTTCGGAGAGCATTTTTCGGCAACCGCTTCATTGAAAGGAGAGTATTTCAGGTCGGATTATAACTCTAACGGGAGTAAATCGACTCTTTGGAATGACTGGACATTTTTTCCGAATGCTTCTTTGAGTTATGTTTTTACACCGCAACATATTTTGCAGTTAAACGTGAACAGCGACAAAACCTATCCTTCTTATTGGGAAATAACACCGCAGATAACACCCCTAAATTCTTATTCTGTCGTGATGGGTAATCCGGCTCTGAAGCCTTATCGTTCGTATGAAGGGCAATTCCTCTATATCCTGAAACAGAAGTATACCTTTATGGTTTTCGCGCAGTACGAACCGGATTACTTTGCCCAGTTGCCGTATCAAAGTTCTACGGAACTGAAAAATGTGTTCCGTTATGAAAATATGGATTATAATTTAACGGCAGGAATAGGGGCTGTTATTCCGTTCCGTATCGGTGAGTTCATGAATAGCCAGTTTACGGCACAGGGAATCAGGATGCGTCAGAAACTGGATCATTTCAATGATATTTCATTTGATAACAGTAAATATCTGGGACAATTCTTTCTGAATAATACGTTCACGCTTTCCAAATCACGTCCGAACCTGAAGCTGGATTTGAATGGTTATTATATAACAGGAGCAGTGCAGGGTATCTACGACCTGGGTTACGTATATAATGTTTCAGCCGGTTTGAAATGGCAGTTCGCTAATGATAAAGCGACGGTTCTCCTGAAGTGCGATAATATCTTCCGAAGCAATCTTCCGAAAAAGGTAGAGATTAATCAGGCAAACCAATATAGTCGCTTGACGAAGATTGACGATACACGTTGTGTGACGGTTTCCTTTATATGGAAGTTCGGTGGTTATAAAAGTAAAAAGCATGATAAGGTAGATACATCCCGGTTCGGTAAATAA
- a CDS encoding Lrp/AsnC family transcriptional regulator has product MDKTDKIILNALQKDAKQNMKVLADELNLSKSPLYDRVKRLESDGYISHYAAIVNKDKIGKPLVVFCRLALLVHEHENYARFVNEIVQLEEVVECYSIGGEYELLIKIVLEDLDAYDKFRFEKLTRINGIAKINSSITIRELKNTTYIKL; this is encoded by the coding sequence ATGGACAAAACGGATAAAATCATATTAAATGCACTGCAAAAGGATGCCAAACAGAACATGAAAGTATTGGCAGATGAGTTAAACCTATCCAAAAGCCCTTTATATGACAGGGTAAAGCGTTTGGAAAGCGATGGATATATCTCTCACTATGCTGCTATTGTAAATAAAGACAAAATCGGTAAACCGTTAGTTGTGTTTTGCCGTCTTGCGTTATTGGTTCATGAGCATGAGAACTACGCCCGTTTCGTAAATGAAATCGTTCAATTGGAAGAAGTTGTCGAATGTTATTCCATTGGGGGTGAATACGAACTTTTAATCAAAATCGTTCTTGAAGACTTGGATGCCTATGATAAATTCAGATTCGAAAAACTGACACGCATAAACGGTATTGCCAAAATAAACAGTTCAATTACAATACGTGAATTGAAAAACACTACATACATAAAACTTTAG
- a CDS encoding AzlC family ABC transporter permease, translating into MNNKNQAFYNARKLALTKAFPVMLGIAFLGVGYGVYMRSCGFGIIWPVCMAATIFAGSMEFVTVSLLLSTFNPGYALLLTLIVNGRHLFYGISMLEKYSDMGKKKIWAVSGLIDEAFSLNYMTDVPPGTDRNWFMLFVSVYLYVSWIGGTIIGAISASEAIASTKGVGFVMTALFIVIFISQWQKEQTHGSSILGLLVAGACLMLFGKAYFMLPTILIITVIFMVRWLTTKDKEKLT; encoded by the coding sequence ATGAATAATAAGAACCAAGCTTTTTATAATGCGCGTAAACTGGCACTGACTAAAGCATTTCCGGTAATGCTCGGTATAGCTTTCCTCGGTGTCGGATATGGGGTATATATGCGTTCCTGCGGGTTCGGCATAATATGGCCTGTCTGCATGGCAGCTACTATATTTGCCGGTTCGATGGAGTTTGTTACTGTTAGCTTATTGCTTAGTACGTTCAATCCCGGTTATGCCCTGCTTTTAACGTTGATAGTGAACGGAAGACATTTGTTCTATGGAATATCCATGTTGGAAAAGTATAGCGACATGGGGAAAAAGAAAATATGGGCTGTTTCCGGACTGATAGATGAAGCGTTTTCACTCAACTATATGACAGATGTCCCTCCTGGAACAGACCGGAATTGGTTCATGCTCTTTGTTTCGGTCTATCTTTATGTGTCATGGATAGGAGGAACTATTATTGGTGCGATTTCTGCCAGTGAAGCCATTGCAAGCACTAAGGGAGTAGGTTTTGTCATGACAGCCCTGTTTATCGTGATATTCATCAGCCAGTGGCAAAAAGAACAAACGCACGGCAGTTCTATATTAGGACTATTAGTTGCAGGCGCGTGCCTAATGCTTTTCGGCAAGGCATATTTCATGCTTCCTACGATCTTGATTATCACTGTAATTTTTATGGTTCGTTGGCTGACTACAAAAGATAAGGAGAAACTGACATGA
- a CDS encoding branched-chain amino acid transporter permease, with the protein MTVTEQIITILIVALTTQLTRWIPFWIFRSSAHTPQYVNYLGRVLPPAIFGMLVIYCYKDTDFLSPSYGIPEIVSGICVVVIQMLFKNMACSILLGTGLYILLVN; encoded by the coding sequence ATGACGGTTACGGAACAAATTATCACCATACTTATTGTGGCACTCACCACACAGTTAACCCGTTGGATTCCATTCTGGATCTTCAGGTCTAGCGCACACACTCCCCAGTATGTAAACTACTTGGGCAGGGTATTACCTCCTGCCATATTTGGTATGTTGGTGATCTATTGCTACAAGGATACGGATTTTCTATCACCTTCATACGGCATCCCGGAAATAGTATCGGGAATCTGTGTGGTAGTTATTCAAATGCTTTTTAAAAACATGGCTTGTTCTATTTTGTTAGGGACAGGGTTATATATTCTTCTTGTGAACTGA
- a CDS encoding flavin reductase family protein, giving the protein MRKNFGSKPFTYPQPVFIIAAYDEDGTPNVMNAAWGGISEMHEISICISEGHKTTANILKRKAFTVSMAEVGQVVACDYVGIVSGNRVSDKFARAGFHATRSEFVDAPLIDELSVVLECKLKDYNPETCILRGEIINVSVDERVLDENGKVDVSKVSPIIFDPFNNDYLEVGKKVGNAFSDGKRLK; this is encoded by the coding sequence ATGAGAAAGAATTTTGGGTCAAAGCCCTTTACTTATCCGCAGCCGGTGTTTATTATCGCTGCTTATGATGAAGATGGAACTCCCAATGTTATGAATGCCGCTTGGGGTGGTATCAGCGAGATGCATGAAATTAGTATTTGTATCAGTGAGGGACATAAAACGACAGCAAATATCCTGAAGCGTAAAGCTTTTACCGTGAGTATGGCAGAAGTCGGGCAGGTGGTTGCCTGTGATTACGTGGGTATTGTTTCCGGTAATAGAGTTTCGGATAAATTCGCCCGTGCAGGTTTTCATGCTACTCGTTCGGAGTTTGTGGATGCACCGTTGATTGACGAATTGTCTGTAGTGCTGGAATGTAAATTGAAGGACTATAACCCAGAGACCTGTATTTTGCGAGGTGAAATAATAAACGTAAGCGTAGATGAGCGCGTTCTCGACGAAAACGGTAAAGTGGATGTATCCAAAGTGTCTCCCATTATATTCGACCCGTTCAATAACGATTACCTGGAAGTGGGTAAAAAGGTAGGTAATGCTTTTTCGGATGGTAAGAGGTTGAAATAG
- a CDS encoding flavodoxin: MTTRKVKGMIIVVIMMLCIPINAQTQSDKTLVAYFSATGTTEKAAKLIVEVTGGTLYEIQPEKEYVAADLDWHDKSSRSSVEMSDAKSRPALNSKPENFADYDTVYIGFPIWWNSAPRIINTFIESNNFAGKTIIPFATSGSSSISNAEKELQETYPDLKWQKGRLLNGATKEDIKKWTKK; the protein is encoded by the coding sequence ATGACAACAAGGAAAGTTAAAGGTATGATTATAGTAGTGATCATGATGTTATGTATCCCCATAAATGCACAGACGCAGAGTGATAAGACATTGGTCGCTTATTTTTCGGCAACAGGAACAACGGAGAAAGCTGCTAAGTTGATTGTAGAAGTTACAGGTGGAACGCTCTACGAAATACAACCTGAAAAAGAATATGTCGCTGCTGACCTGGATTGGCATGACAAATCCTCGCGTAGCAGTGTAGAGATGTCAGATGCCAAATCACGTCCTGCATTGAATTCCAAACCTGAGAATTTTGCAGATTACGATACCGTTTATATAGGTTTCCCTATTTGGTGGAATTCTGCTCCGAGAATCATCAATACTTTTATTGAGAGCAATAATTTTGCAGGCAAGACGATTATCCCGTTTGCAACATCGGGTAGCAGCAGTATTTCTAATGCAGAAAAAGAGCTGCAGGAAACCTATCCTGATCTGAAATGGCAGAAGGGCCGACTTTTGAATGGTGCGACAAAGGAAGATATTAAGAAGTGGACTAAAAAATAA
- a CDS encoding VOC family protein: protein MKFSNVRLLVKDFAKCFRFYTEQLGLEPAWGDENSGYASFKVAEGIEGFALFVSDWMAPSVGNADKQQPVAMREKSMVSFCVDNVDETFAALKVKGVTFISEPTDMPDWGMRTLYLRDPEENLIELFTPLAVEQCSQELLEEDKKFQ, encoded by the coding sequence ATGAAATTCAGTAATGTAAGATTATTAGTAAAAGACTTCGCTAAATGCTTTAGATTCTACACCGAACAGCTTGGATTAGAACCAGCCTGGGGAGATGAAAATAGCGGATATGCCAGTTTTAAAGTAGCCGAAGGAATAGAAGGCTTCGCCCTTTTTGTATCTGACTGGATGGCACCATCGGTAGGTAATGCCGATAAACAGCAGCCCGTAGCGATGCGCGAAAAATCAATGGTCTCTTTCTGTGTAGATAACGTAGACGAAACCTTTGCCGCCCTAAAAGTAAAAGGCGTGACGTTTATCAGTGAACCTACGGATATGCCCGATTGGGGAATGCGTACCCTGTACCTGCGCGATCCCGAAGAAAATCTTATAGAACTCTTTACCCCTTTGGCTGTGGAGCAATGTAGCCAGGAACTCCTCGAAGAGGATAAGAAATTTCAATAA
- a CDS encoding DUF6125 family protein — protein MTDQLDLLTKEELKDLVRIYARNIYALDGVWFQSVEAECGMDDAMLHDKQAWTRFTRTEALRIKNFLNLPEKPGLDGLEKALAIRFSALANPSVDLFREGESLIYRVNVCRVQSARKDKGMPYHPCAPVGFIEHAGFASAIDERIVTEMVSCFPDVTDLSCACCWRFTISNSSN, from the coding sequence ATGACAGATCAGCTTGACCTATTGACAAAAGAGGAATTAAAAGATTTGGTAAGAATATATGCCAGGAATATTTATGCTCTTGACGGAGTGTGGTTTCAGTCCGTGGAAGCGGAATGTGGAATGGATGACGCTATGTTGCATGATAAGCAAGCGTGGACGAGGTTTACCCGTACCGAGGCCTTAAGAATTAAGAACTTTCTGAACCTTCCCGAAAAGCCGGGGCTCGACGGGCTAGAGAAAGCGTTAGCTATTCGATTTTCAGCTTTGGCAAATCCTTCTGTGGATCTTTTCAGGGAGGGCGAATCCCTGATCTACCGGGTGAATGTTTGCAGGGTACAATCAGCCCGAAAAGATAAAGGAATGCCTTATCACCCTTGTGCGCCGGTCGGTTTTATCGAACATGCCGGTTTCGCCAGCGCAATCGATGAAAGAATCGTTACAGAAATGGTTAGCTGTTTCCCGGATGTAACAGATCTGTCGTGTGCTTGTTGCTGGCGGTTTACGATCAGTAATTCGTCTAATTGA
- the arsM gene encoding arsenite methyltransferase has translation MKTNEEKKALVKEQYSQLALNSNLLKSGCCCGTKPMAPSKKVFTIMSEDYSQLKGYEADADLGVGCGLPTQYAGIKEGDIVLDLGSGAGNDCFIARAETGESGKVIGIDFSPQMIEKARKNAVKRGYTNVEFIEGDIEDIPLADNSIDVVVSNCVLNLLPEKNKIFKEIHRVLKHGGHFCVSDVVLNGIFPKEFTDNASMYAGCIASAIQREDYLAEIEKAAFANIEVKRTKTVLIPDEVLEEHLDESTISSYKAGNVGIYSITVTGKKI, from the coding sequence ATGAAAACGAACGAAGAGAAAAAAGCATTAGTCAAAGAACAGTATAGCCAACTGGCACTAAACAGTAATTTATTAAAATCCGGTTGTTGTTGCGGTACAAAACCCATGGCTCCCTCAAAAAAGGTCTTTACCATTATGAGTGAGGATTACAGCCAGCTGAAGGGATATGAAGCTGATGCCGATTTAGGTGTAGGGTGCGGACTTCCTACCCAATATGCCGGTATAAAGGAAGGAGATATAGTTTTGGACTTGGGTTCGGGAGCTGGTAACGACTGCTTCATTGCCAGAGCCGAAACTGGTGAAAGCGGTAAAGTGATCGGGATCGATTTCTCTCCGCAAATGATTGAGAAAGCCCGTAAAAATGCGGTAAAACGAGGGTATACGAATGTGGAATTTATCGAAGGAGATATAGAAGACATCCCACTGGCTGATAATTCAATAGATGTGGTCGTAAGTAATTGTGTCTTGAATCTTCTTCCTGAAAAGAATAAGATTTTTAAAGAAATACATCGTGTTCTCAAACACGGAGGTCATTTTTGTGTATCGGATGTGGTTTTGAACGGCATATTTCCAAAAGAGTTTACAGACAATGCCTCCATGTATGCCGGTTGTATTGCCAGTGCAATTCAACGGGAAGATTATTTAGCTGAGATTGAAAAGGCGGCATTTGCAAATATCGAAGTCAAACGGACAAAAACAGTCCTGATTCCTGACGAGGTATTGGAAGAACATTTGGATGAATCGACAATATCCAGCTATAAAGCGGGGAATGTAGGGATATATTCTATCACTGTGACCGGTAAAAAAATATAG